A window of Christiangramia forsetii KT0803 contains these coding sequences:
- a CDS encoding DEAD/DEAH box helicase has translation MNAFQKLGLDADLLKAIEDMGFETPSEVQEKSIPILLEKETDLVSLAQTGTGKTAAFGFPLIQKIDANSKKTQALILSPTRELCLQITNEIKNYSKYKKSLNVVAVYGGASITDQARSIERGAQIIVATPGRMQDMIRRRLANISSIGYCVLDEADEMLNMGFYEDIKTILSHTPKEKKTWLFSATMPKEVAKIAKKFMTDPIEITVGSKNKGTSNVSHEYYLVNHRNRYDALKRLADANPEIFSVIFCRTKRDTQKVAEKLIEDGYNAAALHGDLSQNQRDLVMKSFRSRQIQMLVATDVAARGIDVDDITHVINYQLPDEIETYTHRSGRTGRAGKQGVSMVIISKSEVRKIRTVEKIIQQKFEEKTIPDGKEICKTQLFHLANDIKKTEINHDIDPYLPTINEALEDFTKEELIKKFFSVEFTRFFNYYEKAPDLSAESVGGRPPVSEGNTRYFINIGSKDGFDWMSLKDFLKEQLDLGRDDVFKVDVKASFSFFNTDEQHTDLILKTFSEFNHNGRFVNVEVTKDQKSERGGGRRKERGGGGGRRNSKSYDDNKGGKFSGKRRSDRNNDKKGPRKGSRNKNIDNSVKRRRSKA, from the coding sequence ATGAACGCATTCCAAAAACTTGGACTTGACGCAGACTTGCTTAAGGCCATCGAAGACATGGGATTTGAAACCCCAAGTGAAGTACAGGAAAAATCAATCCCAATTTTATTAGAAAAAGAAACAGATCTTGTTTCTTTAGCACAAACCGGAACAGGTAAAACTGCTGCTTTTGGTTTCCCGCTAATTCAAAAAATTGATGCCAATTCTAAAAAGACTCAGGCGTTAATCCTTTCTCCTACCAGAGAGCTTTGTTTACAGATCACTAACGAGATCAAGAATTACTCAAAGTATAAAAAATCTTTAAATGTAGTTGCCGTTTACGGTGGCGCCAGTATAACAGATCAAGCTAGATCTATTGAAAGAGGAGCTCAAATTATTGTAGCTACTCCAGGTAGAATGCAGGATATGATTAGAAGAAGGTTAGCTAACATTTCCTCTATCGGGTATTGTGTCCTTGATGAGGCTGATGAGATGCTGAACATGGGATTCTATGAGGATATTAAAACCATTCTTTCTCATACTCCTAAGGAAAAGAAAACATGGTTATTCTCTGCAACTATGCCTAAGGAGGTTGCTAAGATTGCCAAAAAATTCATGACAGATCCTATTGAAATAACTGTAGGGTCTAAGAACAAAGGAACCTCTAACGTTTCTCACGAGTATTACCTGGTGAATCACCGTAACAGATACGATGCCTTAAAAAGGCTTGCAGATGCTAATCCGGAGATATTCTCAGTAATATTCTGTAGAACAAAAAGAGACACTCAAAAGGTTGCTGAAAAGCTTATTGAAGATGGATACAATGCAGCGGCACTTCACGGAGATCTAAGTCAGAATCAGCGTGATTTGGTAATGAAGAGTTTCAGAAGCCGCCAGATCCAGATGCTTGTGGCTACAGATGTAGCTGCTCGTGGTATTGATGTAGATGATATTACTCACGTAATCAATTATCAATTACCTGATGAAATAGAAACCTACACTCACCGTAGTGGTAGAACTGGTAGAGCCGGTAAGCAAGGTGTTTCTATGGTGATCATTTCAAAAAGTGAAGTTCGTAAGATCAGAACTGTTGAAAAGATCATTCAGCAAAAATTTGAAGAAAAAACTATTCCAGACGGAAAAGAGATTTGTAAAACTCAGCTTTTCCATTTAGCGAATGATATCAAGAAAACAGAGATCAATCACGATATTGATCCTTATTTACCAACGATAAATGAAGCGCTGGAAGATTTCACTAAAGAAGAATTGATCAAAAAATTCTTTTCTGTAGAATTTACCCGTTTCTTTAATTATTACGAAAAAGCTCCAGATCTAAGTGCAGAATCTGTTGGGGGAAGACCTCCTGTTTCTGAAGGGAACACGAGATATTTCATCAATATTGGATCTAAAGATGGGTTTGACTGGATGAGCCTGAAAGATTTTCTTAAGGAACAGTTGGATCTTGGTAGAGATGATGTATTTAAAGTTGATGTAAAAGCCAGCTTCTCTTTCTTTAATACCGATGAGCAGCATACAGATCTTATTCTGAAGACTTTTAGCGAATTTAATCATAACGGTAGATTCGTTAACGTTGAAGTTACTAAAGATCAAAAATCTGAAAGAGGTGGAGGCCGAAGAAAAGAACGCGGTGGCGGCGGAGGAAGAAGAAACTCTAAAAGCTACGACGATAATAAAGGTGGAAAATTCAGCGGAAAAAGGAGATCAGACAGAAACAACGATAAAAAAGGTCCAAGAAAAGGAAGCCGAAATAAAAATATTGATAATTCTGTAAAAAGGAGAAGATCTAAAGCTTAA
- a CDS encoding chalcone isomerase family protein produces the protein MKKLVFTMIAIMSIGLMSAQTKVGGVNLPDTETYQEQTLNLNGAGVREKLWIDLYAGGLYLSKKSSNASEIVSANEAMSIKLHIVSKLITSDKMIDAVNEGFENSTSGNTKPLASKIEKFRSFFSAEIKKNDVFDIVYIPETGVTAYKNDKELGTIEGMDFKKALFGIWLSNRPADDDLKEAMLGK, from the coding sequence ATGAAAAAATTAGTCTTTACAATGATTGCCATTATGAGTATTGGCCTTATGTCTGCTCAAACTAAAGTTGGTGGAGTTAACCTGCCAGATACTGAAACCTATCAAGAGCAAACTCTTAATTTAAATGGGGCAGGGGTTAGAGAGAAATTATGGATAGATCTTTATGCCGGGGGACTTTATCTTTCGAAAAAATCTTCAAATGCTTCTGAAATTGTTTCTGCAAACGAAGCTATGAGTATTAAACTTCATATTGTTTCGAAATTAATTACCAGTGATAAAATGATTGATGCTGTGAATGAAGGTTTTGAGAATTCTACTTCAGGTAATACCAAGCCTTTAGCTTCTAAGATTGAAAAATTCAGAAGTTTCTTTTCAGCTGAAATTAAGAAAAACGATGTGTTCGATATCGTTTATATACCTGAAACCGGTGTAACAGCTTATAAAAACGATAAGGAATTAGGAACTATCGAAGGGATGGATTTCAAAAAAGCCTTGTTTGGAATTTGGTTATCTAATAGACCGGCAGATGACGATCTTAAAGAGGCTATGCTAGGGAAGTAG
- the rlmH gene encoding 23S rRNA (pseudouridine(1915)-N(3))-methyltransferase RlmH, producing the protein MTIKLVCIGKTDKKELEALIKIYSDRLQHYIKFEFEIIPDLKKTKNLDENQQKSKEGELILSGVQNSDFVVLLDENGKQFSSESFSEYIQKRMNTGLKRLIFVIGGPYGFSEEVYKRADSKISLSKMTFSHQMVRLFFTEQLYRAFTILKNEPYHHR; encoded by the coding sequence ATGACCATAAAATTAGTCTGTATTGGAAAAACAGATAAAAAAGAGCTGGAAGCGTTGATAAAAATCTATTCAGATAGGCTTCAGCATTATATAAAGTTTGAGTTTGAGATAATTCCGGATCTAAAAAAGACCAAAAATCTGGATGAAAATCAGCAGAAATCAAAAGAAGGTGAATTAATCCTTTCTGGAGTTCAAAATTCAGATTTCGTTGTATTGCTTGATGAAAACGGAAAACAATTCTCTTCGGAAAGCTTTTCAGAATATATTCAAAAACGAATGAATACAGGATTGAAAAGACTGATATTCGTCATTGGAGGGCCGTATGGCTTTTCAGAAGAAGTATATAAAAGAGCCGATTCAAAGATTTCGCTATCAAAAATGACATTTTCGCATCAAATGGTGAGATTATTCTTTACTGAACAATTATACAGGGCATTCACTATATTAAAAAATGAACCTTACCATCATAGATAA
- a CDS encoding non-canonical purine NTP diphosphatase, which produces MKLVFATHNPNKFREIKSLVPKHIELLSLSDINCNEDIEETGDTIDENAMIKADYVRNHYGYDCFADDTGLEVHSLAGAPGVYSARYAGDEKNDEANIEKLLEQLKKRDDRTARFKTVIALNLKGNQNLFTGICEGEILEEKTGTKGFGYDPIFLPNGFESSFAEMELTEKSKISHRGIAFRELMEYLSK; this is translated from the coding sequence ATGAAATTAGTTTTTGCAACTCATAATCCGAATAAATTCAGGGAAATTAAAAGTCTTGTCCCCAAGCATATTGAACTTCTTTCACTTTCAGATATCAACTGTAATGAAGATATAGAAGAAACCGGTGATACTATTGATGAAAATGCCATGATAAAAGCAGATTACGTTAGAAACCACTATGGCTACGATTGCTTTGCTGATGATACGGGGCTTGAAGTACATTCGCTTGCCGGTGCTCCCGGAGTTTATTCTGCCCGATATGCGGGTGACGAAAAAAATGATGAAGCCAATATAGAGAAGTTATTAGAGCAGCTCAAAAAACGTGACGATAGAACCGCACGCTTTAAAACAGTGATAGCTCTTAATTTAAAAGGAAATCAAAATCTTTTCACCGGGATTTGTGAAGGTGAAATTTTAGAGGAGAAAACTGGTACTAAAGGTTTTGGCTACGACCCAATTTTTCTTCCAAACGGATTTGAAAGTAGTTTTGCTGAAATGGAGCTTACTGAAAAGTCTAAAATTAGTCATCGCGGTATCGCATTTAGAGAATTGATGGAGTATTTATCTAAGTAA
- the nadC gene encoding carboxylating nicotinate-nucleotide diphosphorylase encodes MISPEQFEKEIDLIIKNAIREDIGDGDHSSLACIPKSAIGKAKLLVKDQGVLAGIEFAKKVFQYVDPDLKINLKMKDGDLIRKGDIAFYVEGSSQSILKSERLVLNAMQRMSAIATKTAEFVQKLEGTKTKILDTRKTTPGIRAIEKWAVKIGGGENHRFALYDMIMLKDNHIDFAGGITKAIDKTKTYLKEKNLDLKIIVEARNIQEIKEILRSDGIYRILIDNFNYEETRQAVDLINGKCFTESSGGITLETAKNYAECGVDFISSGALTHSVYNLDLSLKAV; translated from the coding sequence ATGATCTCACCGGAACAATTTGAAAAAGAAATTGATTTAATTATAAAAAATGCGATAAGGGAAGATATAGGTGATGGTGATCATAGCTCCCTCGCCTGTATTCCCAAAAGTGCGATTGGAAAAGCCAAATTACTGGTAAAAGACCAGGGAGTTTTGGCAGGTATAGAATTTGCTAAGAAAGTTTTTCAATACGTAGATCCAGACCTTAAGATCAATCTCAAAATGAAGGATGGTGATTTGATAAGAAAAGGTGATATCGCTTTTTATGTGGAAGGCTCTTCACAGTCTATATTAAAGTCTGAAAGACTGGTTTTAAATGCGATGCAGCGTATGAGTGCTATTGCCACTAAAACAGCAGAATTCGTTCAGAAATTAGAAGGTACAAAAACTAAAATTCTTGATACTCGTAAAACGACTCCTGGAATTAGAGCCATTGAAAAATGGGCTGTAAAGATAGGAGGAGGAGAGAATCATCGTTTTGCGTTGTATGATATGATTATGCTTAAAGACAATCATATAGATTTTGCAGGAGGTATAACCAAAGCAATAGATAAAACAAAAACTTATTTAAAGGAGAAGAACCTGGATCTTAAAATTATTGTGGAGGCCAGAAATATCCAGGAAATTAAAGAGATTTTAAGATCTGATGGAATTTATCGAATCTTAATAGATAATTTCAATTATGAAGAAACCCGACAGGCCGTTGATCTTATCAATGGGAAATGTTTTACAGAATCTAGTGGTGGTATTACATTGGAAACCGCTAAAAATTATGCTGAATGTGGCGTAGATTTTATTTCCAGCGGAGCGCTTACACATTCTGTATATAATCTCGACCTGAGCTTAAAAGCCGTATAA
- a CDS encoding SRPBCC family protein, with the protein MTLFFYLIIALITFFAFLHAWVKKDYDVSRTVVIKKPREEVFTFVRQLKNQPLWNPWFQRDSNAIMKYKGNDGKVGSSFYWKGNSKVGEGIQRVTKAKQGRVYETKILFVKPVKVNALTYIGVKELEAEKTKMVWGTKGHLAFPLTIISIFYSPEKALGENFDQGLKDLKKLLESR; encoded by the coding sequence ATGACTCTGTTTTTTTATTTAATAATTGCGCTTATAACTTTTTTTGCATTTTTGCATGCCTGGGTCAAGAAGGATTATGATGTGAGTAGAACAGTGGTGATAAAAAAACCCAGAGAAGAGGTTTTTACTTTCGTAAGACAGCTTAAAAATCAGCCTTTATGGAATCCCTGGTTTCAAAGAGACTCGAATGCTATAATGAAATATAAGGGTAACGACGGGAAGGTTGGTTCTAGTTTTTATTGGAAAGGAAACAGTAAGGTAGGCGAGGGGATTCAACGAGTTACAAAAGCCAAACAGGGCAGAGTATACGAAACTAAAATTCTATTTGTAAAGCCGGTAAAAGTTAATGCTTTGACTTATATAGGTGTAAAAGAGTTAGAAGCTGAAAAAACAAAAATGGTGTGGGGTACCAAAGGGCATTTGGCATTTCCGTTAACAATTATAAGTATATTTTATTCTCCTGAAAAAGCGCTGGGTGAAAATTTTGATCAGGGTTTAAAAGACTTAAAAAAGCTATTAGAATCCCGCTAA
- a CDS encoding carboxypeptidase-like regulatory domain-containing protein, whose product MKNTLLLFFLLLTGYASAQDIVSGTVMNAANDKPIENVHIVNLNQVKGAVTKEDGGFELQATVNDTLYFSYLGFRSIRVRVTNDWLKYGNVKVKMTELGFALEEVTVNSVKLTGYLEIDAKNIPIYDNYRYSISGLNSGYEGGDGSPNAVTKALRSLSNPADLVYNIFGTRPKQMRKLRQMKKDDNIRDLLRNKFDRETLMALLQVNRAEIDEILNNCNYSEDFMKTANDLQILDAINSCYEEYKVLQKN is encoded by the coding sequence ATGAAAAACACTTTACTACTATTTTTCCTCCTGTTAACAGGCTACGCATCTGCACAGGATATCGTTTCGGGAACTGTCATGAATGCTGCAAACGACAAGCCTATTGAGAATGTGCATATTGTAAATCTAAACCAGGTGAAGGGTGCAGTCACCAAAGAAGATGGAGGATTCGAATTACAGGCAACTGTAAACGATACCTTATATTTCTCTTACTTAGGTTTTAGATCTATTCGAGTTCGAGTGACGAACGACTGGTTAAAGTATGGTAATGTAAAAGTAAAGATGACCGAATTAGGTTTTGCACTTGAAGAAGTGACCGTGAACTCTGTAAAACTTACTGGATACCTGGAAATTGACGCAAAGAACATACCTATCTATGATAATTACAGATATAGTATTTCCGGGTTAAATAGCGGCTACGAAGGTGGTGATGGCTCTCCAAATGCAGTTACAAAAGCTTTGAGGTCTTTATCTAATCCTGCAGACCTGGTTTATAATATTTTTGGAACGAGACCTAAGCAAATGAGAAAACTTAGGCAAATGAAAAAGGATGATAATATTAGAGATCTCCTTAGAAATAAATTTGACCGGGAAACATTAATGGCCCTGCTACAGGTAAATAGAGCCGAAATAGATGAGATTCTTAATAATTGCAATTATTCAGAAGATTTCATGAAAACTGCAAATGATCTCCAGATTCTGGATGCCATAAATAGTTGCTACGAAGAATATAAAGTACTTCAGAAAAATTAG
- a CDS encoding DUF2147 domain-containing protein produces MKTAIFILLFIGVFLPVQSQEEVVGRWENTNEDGKVNSIIKIYEKNGEIYGKVDRIMKEEDRNRVCTKCEGELKNVPIEGMELMKGFKKDGDEFVGGTIVDPKNGKEYRSKIWLDEDNPDLLKIRGYISFFYRTKTWRRAE; encoded by the coding sequence ATGAAAACAGCGATATTTATTCTTCTTTTTATTGGTGTTTTTCTGCCTGTTCAGTCACAGGAAGAGGTGGTTGGAAGATGGGAAAATACGAACGAAGATGGGAAAGTGAATTCCATAATTAAGATCTATGAAAAAAATGGTGAGATTTACGGTAAAGTAGATCGAATAATGAAAGAAGAGGATCGCAATCGCGTTTGTACTAAATGTGAGGGTGAGTTGAAAAATGTGCCTATTGAAGGAATGGAGTTGATGAAAGGATTTAAGAAAGACGGTGATGAGTTTGTGGGGGGAACCATTGTAGATCCTAAAAATGGAAAGGAATACCGATCTAAGATTTGGCTGGACGAAGACAATCCAGATCTTTTAAAGATTCGCGGATATATTTCATTTTTTTATAGAACGAAAACATGGCGCAGAGCTGAATAA
- a CDS encoding YihY/virulence factor BrkB family protein — protein sequence MAPEKATKSKLSEISDWWKKKSKKIILPGLEGLSLYNLWIIYWGGIVRGTFSTRASSIAFSFFMAIFPFLLFVLNLIPYITFIDDFQIEFLLFMDTLLPPETSDFFGNIFEDIASTPRGGLLSVAFILSIFLMTNGINAIFTGFEFSYHTKTNRSIPRQYAVAVGVSLILALLLLISVVGAVYITYAIDDLSNLGLVNADGVGARLINYIGFVILIYTAVAILYYFGTREARQAKFFSVGALFTTILIMITTVLFSIYITNFSNYNELYGSIGALLILMFYIWLNSNMLLLGFELNASLIKLKKNFK from the coding sequence ATGGCCCCGGAAAAAGCGACTAAATCTAAACTCAGTGAAATTTCTGATTGGTGGAAAAAAAAGTCCAAGAAGATTATATTGCCGGGTCTAGAAGGATTGTCGCTTTATAATTTATGGATCATCTACTGGGGTGGTATTGTCAGAGGGACTTTTTCTACCAGGGCAAGTTCTATCGCTTTCAGTTTTTTTATGGCCATCTTCCCTTTTCTATTATTTGTTCTTAACCTTATTCCATACATCACTTTTATTGATGATTTTCAAATAGAATTTCTCCTTTTCATGGATACATTGTTACCACCGGAAACTTCAGATTTCTTTGGTAATATTTTCGAGGATATTGCAAGCACCCCCAGGGGAGGTTTATTATCTGTAGCATTTATATTATCCATTTTTTTAATGACCAATGGGATTAATGCGATATTTACAGGTTTTGAATTTAGTTATCATACCAAAACAAACCGTTCTATCCCGCGGCAATATGCTGTAGCAGTGGGGGTTTCGCTTATATTGGCACTGTTGTTGCTAATATCTGTGGTAGGTGCGGTTTATATTACTTATGCCATAGACGACCTAAGTAATTTGGGATTGGTAAATGCCGATGGTGTAGGAGCCAGGCTTATTAACTATATAGGATTTGTGATACTAATATATACGGCGGTAGCGATTTTATATTATTTTGGAACCAGGGAAGCGAGGCAGGCAAAGTTCTTTTCAGTAGGTGCTTTATTTACCACGATACTTATAATGATAACCACAGTTTTGTTTAGTATTTATATTACGAACTTTTCAAATTATAATGAATTATACGGTTCTATTGGGGCATTATTAATTTTAATGTTTTATATATGGCTCAATTCCAATATGTTACTTTTAGGTTTTGAACTTAATGCATCTTTAATAAAACTGAAGAAAAATTTTAAATAA